Proteins encoded within one genomic window of Cyprinus carpio isolate SPL01 chromosome B22, ASM1834038v1, whole genome shotgun sequence:
- the LOC109062963 gene encoding TBC1 domain family member 20 isoform X1 produces MNLRRSRSLGASSSPLNGLGKQDAEARRKRKMAEISQVLSTTPVDVAALRRMAISEGGLLNDEIRRQVWPRLLNVSVENIPKQLEPVDRDNNKDFNQVLLDVQRSLRRFPPGMPDEQREGLQEELTDIILRVLVKNPQLHYYQGYHDIVVTFLLVLGERLATALVEKLSTHHLRDFMDPTMDNTKHILNYLMPIIERVNPEVYDFMQQAEVGTIFALSWLITWFGHVLSDFRHVVRLYDFFLACHPLMPIYFAAVIVLHREEEVLDCECDMAMMHHLLSRIPEDLPYETLISRAGDLFVQFPPSELARERNQLTAVSTFKDFELASTQQRPDTVLRQRRKEQQQQQQRALEAQRGTVAVVQPTARRFMRLAVMGLTVALGAAALAVVNSALEWAPKLDLLFP; encoded by the exons ATGAATCTGAGGAGGTCACGGAGCCTCGGAGCCTCTTCTTCTCCGCTCAACGGACTCGGAAAACAAG ATGCTGAGGCCAGACGGAAGAGGAAGATGGCGGAGATCTCGCAGGTGCTGAGCACGACCCCCGTGGATGTGGCCGCTCTGAGACGCATGGCCATCAGTGAAGGAGGTCTGCTGAACGACGAGATCCGCCGGCAGGTGTGGCCCAGACTGCTCAACGTGTCTGTAGAGAACATCCCCAAGCAACTAG AGCCGGTGGATCGAGACAATAACAAGGACTTCAACCAAGTGCTTCTAGATGTTCAGAGATCCCTCCGCCGCTTCCCTCCAG GGATGCCAGACGAGCAGCGGGAAGGCCTTCAGGAGGAGCTGACCGATATTATCCTGCGGGTGCTGGTGAAGAACCCACAGCTGCACTATTATCAAGGTTACCATGACATCGTGGTGACCTTCCTGCTGGTGCTGGGGGAACGACTCGCCACTGCCCTGGTGGAGAAACTCTCCActcaccacctcag GGACTTTATGGACCCCACTATGGACAACACCAAACACATCCTGAACTACCTGATGCCCATAATCGAGAGAGTCAACCCTGAAGTGTACGACTTCATGCAGCA AGCTGAGGTCGGCACCATTTTCGCCCTCAGCTGGCTCATCACCTGGTTCGGACACGTGCTGTCAGATTTCCGTCATGTGGTTCGGTTGTATGACTTCTTCCTGGCCTGCCATCCCCTCATGCCCATCTACTTTGCTGCTGTG atcgtgTTGCATCGAGAGGAGGAGGTGTTGGACTGTGAGTGTGACATGGCCATGATGCACCATCTCCTGTCCCGCATCCCAGAGGACCTCCCGTACGAGACGCTGATCAGCCGCGCCGGAGATCTGTTCGTCCAGTTCCCTCCGTCTGAGCTGGCCAGAGAGCGCAATCAGCT GACGGCTGTCTCCACCTTCAAAGACTTCGAGCTGGCGTCGACGCAGCAGCGTCCAGACACAGTGCTCCGGCAGAGACGgaaagagcagcagcagcagcagcagcgtgcACTGGAGGCGCAGCGAGGAACCGTAGCAGTCGTCCAGCCCACGGCGCGCCGCTTCATGCGTCTGGCGGTCATGGGATTGACTGTGGCGCTGGGGGCCGCCGCTTTAGCCGTGGTAAACTCTGCCCTGGAATGGGCTCCGAAACTAGACTTACTCTTCCCGTGA
- the LOC109063321 gene encoding biogenesis of lysosome-related organelles complex 1 subunit 1-like translates to MLSRLLKEHQAKQNERKELQERRRREAIAAATCLTEALVDHLNVGVAQAYVNQRKLDHEVKTLQVQASQFAKQTAQWINMVENFNQALKEIGDVENWARSIEMDMRTITTALEYVHKAPVQPTSS, encoded by the exons ATGCTCTCTCGTTTATTAAAAGAACACCAAGCGAAACAAAACGAAAGGAAAGAGTTACAAG AAAGACGGAGACGAGAGGCCATAGCAGCTGCGACATGTTTAACAGAAGCCCTGGTGGATCATCTCAATGTAGG GGTGGCGCAGGCGTACGTCAACCAGCGCAAGCTGGACCATGAGGTGAAGACGCTGCAGGTTCAGGCCAGTCAGTTTGCCAAGCAGACGGCACAGTGGATCAACATGGTTGAGAACTTCAACCAGGCTTTAAAG GAAATCGGAGATGTGGAGAACTGGGCGAGAAGTATCGAGATGGACATGCGGACGATCACCACAGCTCTGGAGTACGTGCACAAAGCCCCGGTTCAGCCCACGTCCTCATGA
- the LOC109062963 gene encoding TBC1 domain family member 20 isoform X2: MCHSSGNSCLRKKALAQIKGKDAEARRKRKMAEISQVLSTTPVDVAALRRMAISEGGLLNDEIRRQVWPRLLNVSVENIPKQLEPVDRDNNKDFNQVLLDVQRSLRRFPPGMPDEQREGLQEELTDIILRVLVKNPQLHYYQGYHDIVVTFLLVLGERLATALVEKLSTHHLRDFMDPTMDNTKHILNYLMPIIERVNPEVYDFMQQAEVGTIFALSWLITWFGHVLSDFRHVVRLYDFFLACHPLMPIYFAAVIVLHREEEVLDCECDMAMMHHLLSRIPEDLPYETLISRAGDLFVQFPPSELARERNQLTAVSTFKDFELASTQQRPDTVLRQRRKEQQQQQQRALEAQRGTVAVVQPTARRFMRLAVMGLTVALGAAALAVVNSALEWAPKLDLLFP, from the exons ATGTGCCATTCCTCTGGGAACAGctgtttaagaaaaaaagcaCTTGCGCAAATAAAGGGCAAAG ATGCTGAGGCCAGACGGAAGAGGAAGATGGCGGAGATCTCGCAGGTGCTGAGCACGACCCCCGTGGATGTGGCCGCTCTGAGACGCATGGCCATCAGTGAAGGAGGTCTGCTGAACGACGAGATCCGCCGGCAGGTGTGGCCCAGACTGCTCAACGTGTCTGTAGAGAACATCCCCAAGCAACTAG AGCCGGTGGATCGAGACAATAACAAGGACTTCAACCAAGTGCTTCTAGATGTTCAGAGATCCCTCCGCCGCTTCCCTCCAG GGATGCCAGACGAGCAGCGGGAAGGCCTTCAGGAGGAGCTGACCGATATTATCCTGCGGGTGCTGGTGAAGAACCCACAGCTGCACTATTATCAAGGTTACCATGACATCGTGGTGACCTTCCTGCTGGTGCTGGGGGAACGACTCGCCACTGCCCTGGTGGAGAAACTCTCCActcaccacctcag GGACTTTATGGACCCCACTATGGACAACACCAAACACATCCTGAACTACCTGATGCCCATAATCGAGAGAGTCAACCCTGAAGTGTACGACTTCATGCAGCA AGCTGAGGTCGGCACCATTTTCGCCCTCAGCTGGCTCATCACCTGGTTCGGACACGTGCTGTCAGATTTCCGTCATGTGGTTCGGTTGTATGACTTCTTCCTGGCCTGCCATCCCCTCATGCCCATCTACTTTGCTGCTGTG atcgtgTTGCATCGAGAGGAGGAGGTGTTGGACTGTGAGTGTGACATGGCCATGATGCACCATCTCCTGTCCCGCATCCCAGAGGACCTCCCGTACGAGACGCTGATCAGCCGCGCCGGAGATCTGTTCGTCCAGTTCCCTCCGTCTGAGCTGGCCAGAGAGCGCAATCAGCT GACGGCTGTCTCCACCTTCAAAGACTTCGAGCTGGCGTCGACGCAGCAGCGTCCAGACACAGTGCTCCGGCAGAGACGgaaagagcagcagcagcagcagcagcgtgcACTGGAGGCGCAGCGAGGAACCGTAGCAGTCGTCCAGCCCACGGCGCGCCGCTTCATGCGTCTGGCGGTCATGGGATTGACTGTGGCGCTGGGGGCCGCCGCTTTAGCCGTGGTAAACTCTGCCCTGGAATGGGCTCCGAAACTAGACTTACTCTTCCCGTGA